Proteins encoded in a region of the Rutidosis leptorrhynchoides isolate AG116_Rl617_1_P2 chromosome 9, CSIRO_AGI_Rlap_v1, whole genome shotgun sequence genome:
- the LOC139865700 gene encoding cell division cycle 20.2, cofactor of APC complex-like codes for MDAGSQSRCPLREQFLQRRNSRENLDRFIPNRSAMDFDYAHYMLTEGIKGKETPLNSSPSKEAYRKHLADCFNMNRTRILAFKNKPPTPIKGIPDDFSYSVQRSKPVKAGRYIPQTSERTLDAPDIVDDFYLNLLDWGSKNVLAIALGNTVYLWDATDGNTSELVTIDHESGPVTSVKWAPDGNHISVGLNNSDVQLWDSTSNRLLRTLRGGHQFRVGAMDWNNHILTTGGMDGRIVNNDVRIRSHIVETYSGHHQEVCGLKWSASGQQLASGGNDNLVHIWDRSMASVNGPTQYLHRLEDHIAAVKALAWCPFQANLLATGGGGGDKCIKFWNTHTGACLNSVDTGSQVCALLWNKNERELLSSHGFTQNQLTLWKYPSMVKMAELTGHTSRVLFMAQSPDGCTVASAAGDETLRFWNVFGQPEVAAAKAAPKANPEPFANVNRIR; via the exons ATGGATGCAGGATCACAATCACGTTGTCCTCTTCGGGAACAATTCCTACAAAGACGCAATTCTCGTGAGAAC TTGGATAGATTCATACCGAATAGATCAGCGATGGATTTCGATTACGCTCATTACATGCTAACCGAAGGGATAAAAGGTAAGGAAACCCCATTGAACAGCTCGCCATCGAAGGAGGCGTACAGGAAGCATTTGGCAGATTGCTTCAACATGAACAGGACCAGGATTCTTGCTTTCAAGAACAAGCCTCCCACGCCTATAAAAGGGATCCCCGACGATTTTTCTTATTCTGTCCAACGCTCGAAGCCAGTAAAGGCCGGCAGATACATTCCTCAG ACTTCAGAAAGAACATTGGATGCGCCAGATATTGTTGATGATTTCTACCTGAATCTTCTGGATTGGGGAAGCAAAAATGTTCTTGCGATTGCACTCGGAAACACAGTTTATCTATGGGACGCAACAGATGGAAATACATCAGAGCTTGTGACCATTGATCATGAAAGTGGTCCCGTGACGAGTGTCAAATGGGCACCCGATGGCAACCACATCTCAGTTGGATTAAACAATTCTGATGTCCAATTATGGGATTCCACTTCTAACCGATTG TTAAGAACATTGAGAGGCGGTCACCAATTTCGTGTTGGAGCAATGGATTGGAACAACCATATTCTCACAACCGGAGGTATGGATGGTCGGATTGTGAACAATGACGTTAGAATAAGATCACATATAGTCGAGACCTACTCGGGCCACCACCAAGAAGTTTGCGGGTTAAAATGGTCAGCTTCGGGTCAACAATTAGCCAGTGGCGGAAACGATAATCTTGTTCACATTTGGGACCGATCAATGGCTTCAGTGAACGGCCCAACCCAATATCTTCACAGGCTTGAGGATCATATTGCAGCAGTGAAAGCCCTTGCGTGGTGTCCCTTTCAGGCTAACCTACTTGctacaggcggtggtggtggtgataaatgtatcaaattttgGAACACGCACACGGGTGCCTGTTTAAACTCAGTCGATACTGGGTCACAAGTGTGTGCACTTTTATGGAACAAGAATGAGCGTGAGCTGCTGAGCTCACACGGGTTTACTCAGAACCAGCTGACTCTATGGAAGTACCCGTCAATGGTTAAGATGGCTGAGCTTACTGGTCATACTTCAAGGGTTCTTTTCATGGCTCAG AGCCCAGATGGATGTACAGTTGCATCTGCAGCAGGAGACGAGACTTTGAGATTTTGGAATGTTTTTGGGCAACCTGAAGTAGCTGCTGCAAAAGCTGCACCTAAAGCCAACCCTGAGCCATTTGCTAACGTGAACCGTATTCGTTAG